A section of the Felis catus isolate Fca126 chromosome B2, F.catus_Fca126_mat1.0, whole genome shotgun sequence genome encodes:
- the LOC102899212 gene encoding UL16-binding protein 1-like isoform X1, which translates to MARPGGTTLRLCLLLRFLLTESAPRGYEFRDALSPAFEFPITPKPNPGQPWCEIRGKVNGNTFLYYACGNEKVEVFGPLGRNVNDIVFWERQTETLKDLADELKKKLLDWKAAGFIPSDSLFLQGRMVCVRGDNGRTSGSWEFDIIEKIFYFFNSESGNWTLHPRGLQIKDSWESDRDLTNFLMKISVGDCNKWLERILMHWDELWETTAPPGSQQVTAQSGATAVRLITWILPVILSRLIIIGIQDQTLRIQRRHQLPAITKP; encoded by the exons ATGGCTCGGCCTGGGGGCACCACCCTCCGTCTTTGCCTCCTGCTCCGGTTTCTGCTAACAGAGTCAGCGCCTCGCGGCTATGAGTTCAGAG ATGCTCTTTCTCCTGCCTTTGAATTCCCCATCACACCAAAGCCCAATCCTGGACAACCATGGTGTGAGATTCGAGGCAAGGTCAATGGAAACACGTTTCTGTATTATGCCTGTGGGAACGAGAAGGTCGAAGTCTTTGGTCCTCTGGGGAGGAATGTGAATGACATAGtgttttgggagagacagaccgAAACTCTGAAAGACCTGGCAGACGAGCTCAAGAAGAAACTACTTGACTGGAAGGCAGCGGGTTTTATACCCAGTG attCTCTCTTCCTGCAGGGCCGGatggtgtgtgtgcgtggggaCAACGGACGCACCAGCGGATCCTGGGAGTTTGACATCATTGAAAAGATATTCTACTTCTTTAACTCAGAGAGTGGAAATTGGACACTTCATCCTAGAGGCCTACAGATAAAGGACTCATGGGAGAGTGACAGAGATTTGACCAATTTCCTCATGAAGATCTCAGTTGGAGATTGTAACAAGTGGCTTGAGCGAATATTGATGCACTGGGATGAACTGTGGGAGACAACAG CCCCGCCAGGCTCGCAGCAAGTCACAGCCCAGTCCGGGGCCACGGCCGTCAGACTCATCACCTGGATCCTCCCTGTGATTCTCAGCCGCTTAATCATAATTGGCATCCAAG
- the LOC102899212 gene encoding UL16-binding protein 1-like isoform X2 yields MARPGGTTLRLCLLLRFLLTESAPRGYEFRDALSPAFEFPITPKPNPGQPWCEIRGKVNGNTFLYYACGNEKVEVFGPLGRNVNDIVFWERQTETLKDLADELKKKLLDWKAAGFIPSDSLFLQGRMVCVRGDNGRTSGSWEFDIIEKIFYFFNSESGNWTLHPRGLQIKDSWESDRDLTNFLMKISVGDCNKWLERILMHWDELWETTAPPGSQQVTAQSGATAVRLITWILPVILSRLIIIGIQGC; encoded by the exons ATGGCTCGGCCTGGGGGCACCACCCTCCGTCTTTGCCTCCTGCTCCGGTTTCTGCTAACAGAGTCAGCGCCTCGCGGCTATGAGTTCAGAG ATGCTCTTTCTCCTGCCTTTGAATTCCCCATCACACCAAAGCCCAATCCTGGACAACCATGGTGTGAGATTCGAGGCAAGGTCAATGGAAACACGTTTCTGTATTATGCCTGTGGGAACGAGAAGGTCGAAGTCTTTGGTCCTCTGGGGAGGAATGTGAATGACATAGtgttttgggagagacagaccgAAACTCTGAAAGACCTGGCAGACGAGCTCAAGAAGAAACTACTTGACTGGAAGGCAGCGGGTTTTATACCCAGTG attCTCTCTTCCTGCAGGGCCGGatggtgtgtgtgcgtggggaCAACGGACGCACCAGCGGATCCTGGGAGTTTGACATCATTGAAAAGATATTCTACTTCTTTAACTCAGAGAGTGGAAATTGGACACTTCATCCTAGAGGCCTACAGATAAAGGACTCATGGGAGAGTGACAGAGATTTGACCAATTTCCTCATGAAGATCTCAGTTGGAGATTGTAACAAGTGGCTTGAGCGAATATTGATGCACTGGGATGAACTGTGGGAGACAACAG CCCCGCCAGGCTCGCAGCAAGTCACAGCCCAGTCCGGGGCCACGGCCGTCAGACTCATCACCTGGATCCTCCCTGTGATTCTCAGCCGCTTAATCATAATTGGCATCCAAG